GCAACCGTCACCTGGTATGTCTCTCGCATTGCGAAGAAACAGGATTTTCGAAAACGGATCCTGTGTCACACGTCGGCAATTACATTTGCCGTTTCTGTGGTAGCAATTCTTTTGGGGGAATTTCGGGCGATGACAGGCGGGGCATTCGGTTGCCTGGCCAGTGCCTTCATCATCTACAGAAATTTAAGAAAGCCGACAGCACCGACAATTGTGAATTGGGAGGATGGCATATTCAAACTCGAAGGATTTTCAGACACATTTCTGCTGAAAGCATCACCGCATGCCGGGCTTGTACTTCCTTCAGGTCCCCTGCCCGGGGAAATCATTGACTACTGTTCATCCGGAAACGGGACAGCCGCCTCCTGAGTTTCTGGTTTTAACTGGCCTGCCAGGGCGTCACGAATTTCGCGAGCTTTCGCCCGATCTGCCTGAGCATTGGCTGTTTCACCAGCCTCCTGCAGCTTCGCAGCCCGAAGTTCGTAGGCTTCTGCGACACGATCGTCAAAACGGCGAGCGGCCTCGAAATCCTCTATCGCCTGATCGTAATTCTCCATCGCGAACCAGACGTCACCCCGAACAGAATATGCATTGCGTCCCAGAAGAGTGTCCTGGCCGCCGTTGCTGACCAGCGCTTCTTCGCTGTCCGCCATGGCTTTCTTCATGTCGCCGGTTTTCATCCACGCTTCCGCACGACCGGCAAGGGCCAGACAGTTGCCGGGACTTACAAGAATTGCTCGAGTGTAGTCCTGAATAGCAGCGCCATACTGTTGGCCATTCATCAGATGTTGAGCTCTGCGAATCCACGCCTCCGGCTTGCGGGCGTTTGCCGCAGCGTCACGGGAAAGTTCGTTCAGTTCCGTGAGCCATTCGACCTGCTGAGCATCCTTCTGGGCGTCTTCGAAACGGCCAAGTTTGGTTAATGCTGCGTAACGATGGCTCAGCCACCTTGAATCCATTGGTTCCAGCTCAATCAGGCGCGTGAAAGCTTTTTCCGCTTCGTCAAACTTTTCCATCTTCAGGCAGATGAGTCCGCAGTTATTCCACGCGGTCGGATATTTGTCATCCAGCTGGATCGCTTGCTTCACATCCGCCAGCGCGTCTTCGTATTGCTCCAGCTTCATGCGAGCAAATCCGCGATTGTTCCAGCCGTCAACGTACGTGGAGTCGACTTCAATAGCCTTCGTGAAATCCAGCAACGCAGACTTGTGGTCGTTCTGTGCCAGTGCCACCAGCCCTTTGTTGTTCCATGCCGCCGCCATTTGCGGATTCAGACTGACGGCAGTCTCAAAATCCTGATTCGCCTCAGCCATCAGCCCCTGTGACATCAGAAAGTAGCCCCGAAAGTTATACAGGTCGGCATTCTTCGGATTCAGACGAACTGCTGTGCTGAAGTCAGCCCGTGCGTTGGCCATTTCGCCCTGAAGCACGTAAACATCGGCTCGCATTCGGAACAGATTCGCATCGTCCGGCTGAATACCAATTGCCTGACTCAACGATTCAATCGCAATGCTGTTCTTGCGCGCCGTGACCGCTGCACTTGCTTTCTGGATCAACTGCTTAACCGCTTCCGCGTGCAACTCTCTGGTAGCCTCGCTTCCGGAAAGCGATGCGCCGTCTTGCGCTGGTGATTTCGCCACATCTGATGGAGCAGAACTCGACGGATTGTTGATGGACAACGGGATGCCCGCAGAAGGTTCAGAAGGCTGTGAATTCGACCCACAACCCGTCAAGGACAACATCAAACCGGCAGACAAGACTATCCTGCGCATTTCAGTGGCTCCATCCGTGGACCAGTTACGTTGGCAATGCCAGGCTTTTAACCCAGTTCATTAATGAGTGTCAATGTCGACTTCGCAATGCCCGCCTTTAACACCGCCCCGACAGACGCATGGTTCGCCTCACCAGACGGTGAACCCAACGAACCGCACGCAGTCAACACTCCGCAACTAAGCCACGACCTCTGCAAGTCGTCTGGGGAAACTGGTTTGACGTTCTGACATAACGCATCAGCAGACGCCAAAGCACTTCCGCTGCAGGGCAACGAAAGTTCCTCGTCTGCCACCATGGCCTTCCTGACTGCACATGAAGTTCGCCAGGGAACCGGGAGAGGGCGATAACCCACCACACACAGCGAAGCTCGGCATTCCCTGGAATTTTGGTCTTCCAGAATTAGTCATGGCCAGACGATCTGCACTGGTATGGTGACCATGTCATTGCCATCGTTGGCATGAACAGTGACGACGCCATCTTCAATTCTTGCCAAGGGCAACTGGCTGAACGTGAGCTTCAGCCGAAGCTGCTGAAGATCGTCTCTGGCAATTTCAACATTTTCAAATTCGACATCAAGCTCCAGCGGGAAGGTATCAATATGACTGATCTTCCAGGCTTTTGGCAACGTGCATTCAACCGTCGCTGCCACCGACATGTTTTTCATGGCTGGCAGCCGAAAATGCTCCGGTTGCACTGCGACCAGTTCATCAGCATCTCGATCCGGACCGCGGGCCAGGACCGGAATGTGAAGATACGGCGTCGCTTCATCAGTCGTCGTGACCTGCACAATACCACGCTGGATTCCACGAGGCAGTTTTTCAGAGATCGTGATCCCGATCGTTGTTCGACTTCCGTTTTCATCGCGCTGACGATCGATCACCCTTGGCGTAAACAATGGTGTCGAACTCATGACTTCCTCAACGCGGAAGGGAGCTTCCGTCAAATCTGAAACCACGACGTTGTGTTCGACAGTATGGCTGGATTGCCCAATGACATACAGCGCCTTGGGCTCAATCTGGATTGTCTTCTTCGGCAGCACCAGCTTCAGCGTCAACGTGGTGGCCCGAGGTTTTGGATCATTAAAATGAACTGTCACGGTGTACTCATGAAATCCTGGTGCTTC
The sequence above is a segment of the Planctomycetaceae bacterium genome. Coding sequences within it:
- a CDS encoding DUF1573 domain-containing protein, whose translation is MRQGMSAEEKVESRADASSGRWTLSGVLLAVTPMLIATVASRGEYPPLTVSGDRASLVFSEYLMHFGNDPVPQQPEINATFLFRNVGNSPVEITDMQPSCGCLKPRISSHSVAPGESGRLTLPVKTATEAPGFHEYTVTVHFNDPKPRATTLTLKLVLPKKTIQIEPKALYVIGQSSHTVEHNVVVSDLTEAPFRVEEVMSSTPLFTPRVIDRQRDENGSRTTIGITISEKLPRGIQRGIVQVTTTDEATPYLHIPVLARGPDRDADELVAVQPEHFRLPAMKNMSVAATVECTLPKAWKISHIDTFPLELDVEFENVEIARDDLQQLRLKLTFSQLPLARIEDGVVTVHANDGNDMVTIPVQIVWP
- a CDS encoding tetratricopeptide repeat protein produces the protein MRRIVLSAGLMLSLTGCGSNSQPSEPSAGIPLSINNPSSSAPSDVAKSPAQDGASLSGSEATRELHAEAVKQLIQKASAAVTARKNSIAIESLSQAIGIQPDDANLFRMRADVYVLQGEMANARADFSTAVRLNPKNADLYNFRGYFLMSQGLMAEANQDFETAVSLNPQMAAAWNNKGLVALAQNDHKSALLDFTKAIEVDSTYVDGWNNRGFARMKLEQYEDALADVKQAIQLDDKYPTAWNNCGLICLKMEKFDEAEKAFTRLIELEPMDSRWLSHRYAALTKLGRFEDAQKDAQQVEWLTELNELSRDAAANARKPEAWIRRAQHLMNGQQYGAAIQDYTRAILVSPGNCLALAGRAEAWMKTGDMKKAMADSEEALVSNGGQDTLLGRNAYSVRGDVWFAMENYDQAIEDFEAARRFDDRVAEAYELRAAKLQEAGETANAQADRAKAREIRDALAGQLKPETQEAAVPFPDEQ